Below is a window of Bacteroidales bacterium DNA.
GGGAAGTCGTCTACTATGACCAAGCGTTTAGAAGCATTGAATATAGAAGATGTGCATTTGGGTGTTCGGAATAAAATGGAAGTCTTTCATAAGTATATGAAAGATAAAAATGTGACAAAAGACCAAGTTTTATATATGGGTGATGACATTCCCGATTACCATATTATGACAGAAGTTGGTGTAGCGACTTGTCCTGAGGATGCCGTGGAAGAAATTAAAAGTATCTCCGATTATATTTCGCATAAAGAAGGTGGAAAAGGTGCTGTTAGAGATATTATTCAGCAAGTTATGAAAGTACAAGGTAAATGGATGGATGGAGAAGCTTTTCATTGGTAGCTTAGGAAAACTATGAAAAGTTTAAATGTATTTCTTCGTCTTATTCGCTGGAAAAATCTTGTGGTTTTAATCTTAGCTCAGGGATTTCTGCATTTTATGATTATCCAAAAGTTGGTTTTTGCTGTTGGTGTGGAACTTCCTTTAAGATATTATCAATTAGGAATATTAATACTATCGACAGTCTTGATAGCTGCTGCCGGAAATATCTTTAACGATATTACCGATATAAAAGTTGATAAAATAAATAAACCGAAAGAAGTGATTATCGGACAATTTATTAAAGCGAAAACAGCAATATTTTGGGCTTGGATGTTTAATGGAATAGGCTTTGCGTTGGCTTTAATATTAAGTTATCAGCTACAACTTATTCAACTTGCTCTTATACACGT
It encodes the following:
- a CDS encoding HAD-IIIA family hydrolase, whose amino-acid sequence is MNYKEKLKHITTFIFDYDGVLTDGTVYPSADGEMMRASNVKDGYALQLAVKKGYNVAVISGGKSSTMTKRLEALNIEDVHLGVRNKMEVFHKYMKDKNVTKDQVLYMGDDIPDYHIMTEVGVATCPEDAVEEIKSISDYISHKEGGKGAVRDIIQQVMKVQGKWMDGEAFHW